One uncultured Caproiciproducens sp. DNA segment encodes these proteins:
- the flgC gene encoding flagellar basal body rod protein FlgC, with protein sequence MAFLNSLDISGSALTASRLRMDVISENIANASTTKTESGGPYRRKLVVYEPVEQTSFRHILDAKMNENESDNTQKGVKVSKIVEDTSEFTPVYDPTNPDANDQGYVMMPNVDPIKETLDMMSVTRAYDANLTAFNAVKGMAVKALELGR encoded by the coding sequence ATGGCTTTTTTGAATTCATTGGACATCAGCGGTTCTGCTCTTACTGCGAGCAGGCTTCGGATGGATGTTATTTCTGAAAATATTGCAAACGCTTCTACGACCAAAACCGAAAGTGGCGGGCCTTATCGCAGAAAATTGGTTGTTTATGAACCTGTCGAGCAGACATCCTTCCGCCATATCCTTGATGCAAAGATGAATGAGAACGAATCGGATAATACGCAAAAAGGGGTAAAAGTTTCAAAGATTGTTGAAGACACCAGTGAGTTTACTCCCGTGTATGATCCCACAAACCCCGATGCAAATGATCAGGGATATGTGATGATGCCGAACGTGGACCCAATTAAAGAGACGCTGGACATGATGTCCGTCACGAGAGCATACGATGCAAATTTAACTGCTTTTAATGCCGTAAAGGGAATGGCAGTAAAAGCTTTAGAATTGGGGAGGTAA
- the flgB gene encoding flagellar basal body rod protein FlgB, with translation MDWFNSVSANLLSKDLDGLWARQQEISDNISNVETPGYKSKSVSFEDQLKKVMSDGSENSGELNDKIKNTTPTINISDDESLRLDGNNVDVEKENIELARTQINYNYSLRELSDYFSRLRYAITDGKS, from the coding sequence TTGGATTGGTTTAACAGCGTTTCGGCTAACTTATTAAGCAAAGACCTTGATGGCCTATGGGCAAGGCAGCAGGAAATATCCGATAATATATCCAATGTTGAAACGCCGGGGTACAAAAGCAAATCTGTCAGTTTTGAAGATCAATTAAAAAAAGTCATGTCAGACGGAAGCGAAAACAGCGGTGAATTAAATGACAAAATTAAGAACACAACCCCGACAATCAATATATCGGACGATGAATCGTTAAGGTTAGACGGAAATAATGTTGATGTAGAAAAAGAGAATATAGAACTTGCAAGAACACAGATCAATTATAACTATTCCCTTCGGGAGCTTTCGGACTATTTTTCACGTCTAAGATATGCGATAACGGATGGAAAATCCTAA
- a CDS encoding flagellar biosynthesis anti-sigma factor FlgM: MMIIKNLDCNFNYINNPYSGKKPDKTNAASANTESAFSNSLNRASSASKVDTFELSQHTADSAQTITETKDKILSDLNKDKDEQYISRIKEQLNNKQYAVNPIEIAKIMLTDSNK; the protein is encoded by the coding sequence TTGATGATTATTAAAAATCTTGATTGTAATTTCAATTATATAAACAATCCATATTCCGGCAAAAAACCTGATAAAACCAATGCCGCTAGCGCAAATACGGAGTCTGCTTTTTCCAATAGCCTAAACAGGGCATCAAGTGCTTCCAAAGTAGACACATTTGAATTATCGCAGCATACTGCAGACAGTGCCCAGACTATTACAGAAACTAAGGACAAAATCCTTTCAGATTTAAACAAAGATAAAGACGAACAATACATTAGCCGCATTAAGGAACAGTTAAATAACAAACAATATGCTGTAAATCCTATTGAAATCGCTAAAATAATGCTTACTGACAGCAATAAATAA
- a CDS encoding flagellar protein FlgN → MMDKDLADKLLKFLRGYLIFYKEFLQLESEKYSDLTSNNISSMDERVKTEEAFMLKSRGLELERDRLVALTGSPNATFRQLLPMFIPSLQPEAKEIFDELSRVMLDLKEMNMRCNHLTELKLHRVKIDLNKLKNNPELQTIYNAKIHEGTMPPCVLSKKV, encoded by the coding sequence ATGATGGATAAAGATTTGGCTGATAAACTGTTGAAGTTTCTCCGCGGTTACCTTATTTTTTACAAAGAGTTCCTACAGCTTGAATCCGAAAAATACAGCGATTTAACAAGCAATAACATCAGTTCGATGGATGAGCGTGTGAAAACTGAGGAAGCTTTCATGCTGAAATCCAGAGGGCTTGAATTGGAACGTGACAGACTGGTTGCTTTGACCGGCAGCCCGAACGCGACCTTTCGGCAGCTGCTTCCGATGTTCATCCCCTCCCTGCAGCCGGAAGCGAAAGAAATCTTTGACGAGCTGTCACGGGTTATGCTGGATTTGAAGGAAATGAATATGCGCTGCAACCATCTGACGGAACTCAAGCTTCATCGGGTTAAAATAGATTTAAATAAGTTGAAAAACAATCCGGAGCTTCAAACGATTTATAATGCCAAGATTCATGAGGGAACTATGCCCCCATGTGTTCTATCCAAGAAGGTTTAA
- the flgK gene encoding flagellar hook-associated protein FlgK, with amino-acid sequence MSSTFSGFYVAKSGIQAARANLQVTGQNMTNVNTPGYTRQRVDSYAVASTNNGMRYASTSIGIGQGVNCTGVNQIRDPYLDIRYRTEHAKTGKTGTQLDTLEDIDSIFDETTKDGISAQFADLVKQMKTLGAAPSYTLEGIVKNSAQLLTKALNKASAKLDEIRTLQTKSLKNDEITNVNSLLKNIAHLNEEIKSSDISGTSALELMDQRNTKIDELSKYANINVSSKQVDIGSGKSVSELHIDLVSGDKSFSLVSDNKFSSFDMTTDADTGYVTMALKDTDGNAVQAKDSDGNVMKDGDDKPYTMANADLTEGTFSGYLTMLNEKGEFDSADGTERGIGYYENVLDKLAVSFANTMNTANSTNPPANDNKPLFSTTDGKAMAAGNICLSEEWNTSTSSYMTNTKQTPSSNVDTTTLGDNILYMVDQLAKDTTYRTSSDNASGKTLFTTSIEAYVSDLSVSVLGLQENYITQNDTSYNSTLSEIDKQRSEISSVDVNEEGINLIMYNQSLTASSRFMTTLDEALDTIINKMGIVGR; translated from the coding sequence ATGTCGTCAACTTTTTCCGGGTTCTATGTTGCGAAGAGCGGGATACAGGCCGCCCGAGCCAATTTGCAGGTAACCGGCCAGAATATGACAAATGTTAACACCCCAGGCTATACAAGACAGCGCGTGGACTCCTATGCGGTTGCATCAACCAACAATGGAATGCGCTACGCATCCACTTCAATCGGCATCGGCCAAGGTGTGAACTGCACCGGAGTAAACCAGATCAGAGATCCTTATCTGGATATCCGGTACCGCACGGAGCACGCCAAAACCGGCAAAACCGGCACTCAGCTGGATACTCTTGAAGACATTGACAGTATTTTTGACGAAACAACAAAAGACGGTATCAGCGCCCAATTTGCGGATCTGGTCAAACAGATGAAAACCCTTGGCGCCGCCCCGTCCTATACTCTTGAGGGTATTGTAAAGAATTCCGCCCAACTGCTTACAAAAGCGTTAAATAAGGCTTCGGCTAAATTAGATGAAATACGGACGCTACAAACCAAATCGCTTAAAAACGACGAAATTACAAATGTCAATAGTCTTCTAAAAAATATCGCGCATCTGAATGAGGAGATCAAGAGTTCTGATATCTCCGGAACCTCCGCTTTGGAATTAATGGATCAACGCAATACAAAGATTGACGAACTTTCGAAATACGCGAATATCAATGTTTCCTCAAAACAAGTGGATATCGGCTCCGGAAAATCTGTTTCGGAACTCCATATTGACCTGGTTTCCGGCGATAAATCATTTAGTCTGGTTTCAGACAATAAATTTAGTTCGTTTGATATGACAACGGACGCCGATACCGGTTACGTTACCATGGCGCTGAAGGATACCGACGGAAACGCTGTTCAGGCAAAAGATTCCGATGGAAATGTGATGAAGGACGGGGACGACAAACCGTATACGATGGCAAACGCGGATTTGACGGAAGGCACTTTCAGCGGATACCTTACCATGTTAAATGAAAAAGGGGAATTTGACTCTGCCGACGGAACCGAACGCGGAATCGGTTATTATGAAAATGTTTTAGACAAACTTGCGGTCAGCTTTGCGAATACGATGAACACGGCGAACAGCACGAATCCACCCGCCAATGACAATAAACCCCTGTTTTCTACAACGGACGGCAAGGCGATGGCGGCCGGAAATATCTGTCTTTCAGAAGAGTGGAATACTTCGACCAGTTCCTACATGACAAATACGAAGCAGACCCCATCTTCCAACGTTGATACTACCACGCTGGGCGACAATATTTTATATATGGTTGATCAACTGGCGAAGGATACGACCTATAGGACAAGCAGTGACAATGCAAGCGGAAAAACTCTTTTCACTACTTCTATTGAAGCCTATGTTTCTGATCTTTCCGTATCTGTTCTTGGCCTTCAGGAAAACTATATTACCCAGAACGACACATCTTACAATTCAACTCTCAGCGAAATTGACAAGCAAAGATCCGAAATTTCCTCCGTGGATGTCAACGAAGAAGGGATCAACCTAATTATGTACAATCAGTCGCTGACCGCTTCTTCCCGATTTATGACCACACTGGATGAAGCTTTGGATACCATCATTAATAAAATGGGCATAGTGGGCAGATAA
- a CDS encoding DUF6470 family protein, with the protein MEQLLEIKNVPISFELKIHNAKLEVSDTSTNQGIVDFTDLTPYESKLYIDTREFRNKSRSASRIHTKYDKQNTYENEIFTSMTDTADLAKKGNVLMNTKSDTSTLSALAIQHVQPTIESTIGIPSYPNDFDWDTQQLSVQYETDKQNYDWLTKNKPKLKFTPASVEFVVREYAHVEFKYLGKPQYVPPSASPDYQPPQLDVTA; encoded by the coding sequence ATGGAGCAGTTATTGGAAATAAAAAATGTTCCAATTTCATTTGAGTTAAAGATTCACAACGCAAAGCTGGAAGTATCGGATACCTCCACCAACCAAGGGATTGTAGACTTCACCGACTTAACCCCCTATGAGTCAAAGCTGTATATTGATACGCGCGAATTCAGAAATAAATCAAGGTCTGCATCAAGAATACATACGAAGTATGACAAACAGAATACCTATGAAAATGAAATTTTTACATCCATGACTGATACAGCCGATCTTGCAAAGAAGGGAAATGTGCTTATGAATACAAAAAGTGATACAAGCACACTGAGTGCCCTTGCTATTCAGCATGTTCAGCCCACAATAGAAAGCACAATCGGTATTCCTTCTTATCCTAACGATTTTGACTGGGACACGCAACAGCTTTCTGTCCAGTACGAAACGGACAAGCAGAATTACGACTGGCTGACAAAAAACAAGCCAAAACTAAAGTTCACCCCCGCAAGCGTTGAATTTGTGGTAAGAGAGTATGCCCATGTGGAGTTTAAGTATCTGGGCAAACCGCAGTATGTTCCGCCATCCGCAAGCCCGGACTATCAGCCGCCGCAGCTTGATGTGACCGCATAA
- a CDS encoding flagellar assembly protein FliW, translating to MDMNYAELQNTETGGQNIIHFDEGILGFEDVSEYLLYHEDEDGVIWNLQAADSDIPSFVVVDPYPIVNDYNPVFSQSELDYFGEANTDNLCVLVVAVIKPNLQESVINLKAPIVIDVNSKKAKQIILENSDYPIRYKLFSDKR from the coding sequence ATGGACATGAATTACGCAGAGTTGCAGAATACGGAAACCGGCGGTCAAAATATCATTCATTTTGACGAAGGAATCTTAGGCTTTGAAGATGTCAGCGAATATCTTCTATATCATGAGGATGAGGACGGGGTTATTTGGAATCTTCAGGCCGCCGATTCGGATATTCCATCCTTTGTTGTGGTGGACCCATATCCGATTGTAAACGATTATAATCCTGTATTTTCACAGTCTGAACTGGATTATTTTGGAGAAGCTAATACCGATAACCTTTGTGTTCTGGTGGTTGCGGTGATTAAGCCGAATTTGCAGGAATCCGTAATTAACCTGAAAGCGCCGATTGTAATCGACGTGAACAGTAAAAAAGCAAAACAGATTATTCTGGAAAACTCGGATTATCCAATTCGATACAAATTATTCAGCGATAAAAGATAG
- a CDS encoding carbon storage regulator — protein sequence MLVISRKVSESIIIGDNIEIILSEISGDRAKICINAPKEIPIVRKELLETRALNEEASVAPKKQTLDQLKKLLK from the coding sequence GTGCTTGTTATCAGCCGAAAAGTATCCGAATCCATTATTATTGGAGACAACATCGAAATCATTCTGTCTGAAATCAGCGGCGACCGCGCAAAAATCTGCATCAACGCCCCGAAGGAAATTCCAATTGTGCGCAAAGAGCTTTTGGAAACCCGTGCCCTGAACGAGGAAGCAAGCGTCGCACCCAAAAAACAAACCCTTGACCAGTTAAAAAAGCTGCTCAAATAA
- a CDS encoding flagellin, with the protein MRIQHNIAALNANRMLGTNNNAVSKNLEKLSSGYKINRAGDDAAGLAISEKMRGQIRGLDQATNNANDGISLVQTAEGGLNETTSILQRMKELATQASNGTYQNEVDRTNISKEVESLKSEITRISTSTNFNKINLLDGNLGGYETSITAGTVGNATISAISVSGGNLAANNTLDLSEATDGAITFDASSLTGITATSTVADDGTTTISFKSDDTATVADAKKYDGLTVTVSKGASYAKPSSAATWTVKVDSASAGLKLQIGATATDDQQVTLKVGDMSAKGLGIDTISVDTQEHAAAAIKSLADAIDKVSGTRADLGALQNRLEHTVNNLGTTSENLTSAESRIRDVDMASEMMEMTKNNVLAQAAQSMLAQANTQPQNVLKLLQ; encoded by the coding sequence ATGCGTATTCAACACAATATTGCCGCTTTAAATGCAAACAGAATGTTAGGCACCAACAACAATGCGGTTAGCAAAAACCTTGAGAAACTGTCTTCCGGTTATAAAATCAACCGTGCAGGCGACGACGCTGCCGGTCTTGCAATTTCCGAAAAAATGCGCGGCCAGATCCGCGGACTTGACCAAGCGACAAACAATGCCAACGACGGTATTTCCCTTGTACAGACCGCTGAAGGTGGTTTGAACGAAACCACTTCTATTCTGCAGAGAATGAAAGAGCTGGCAACACAGGCTTCCAACGGAACCTATCAGAACGAAGTCGACCGTACAAATATCAGCAAGGAAGTCGAATCCCTTAAGAGTGAAATTACCAGAATCTCTACTTCCACCAATTTCAACAAGATCAATCTGTTAGATGGTAATTTGGGCGGTTATGAAACATCTATCACAGCGGGTACTGTTGGTAATGCTACTATTTCTGCTATTTCAGTCAGTGGCGGCAATCTTGCAGCAAATAATACACTTGATTTATCAGAAGCTACTGATGGCGCAATTACGTTTGACGCTTCCTCCCTTACGGGAATTACAGCGACCTCAACTGTAGCTGACGATGGAACAACTACTATATCGTTCAAATCCGACGATACTGCTACTGTTGCTGATGCCAAAAAATATGATGGCCTTACTGTTACCGTTAGTAAAGGTGCAAGTTATGCTAAACCTAGTTCCGCTGCTACTTGGACTGTTAAGGTTGATTCTGCAAGTGCTGGATTAAAGCTACAAATTGGTGCAACTGCAACTGATGATCAGCAGGTTACTCTAAAAGTCGGTGATATGAGCGCCAAAGGTCTTGGTATTGACACCATCTCTGTTGATACACAAGAGCATGCTGCAGCAGCAATTAAGTCCCTTGCCGATGCAATTGACAAGGTTTCCGGCACAAGAGCCGACCTTGGCGCACTGCAGAACAGACTTGAGCACACCGTCAACAATCTGGGTACTACAAGCGAGAACTTAACCTCCGCTGAAAGCCGTATCCGCGACGTTGACATGGCTTCTGAAATGATGGAAATGACCAAGAACAACGTTCTTGCTCAGGCCGCTCAGTCCATGCTTGCTCAGGCAAATACACAACCACAGAACGTTCTGAAACTCTTACAGTAA
- a CDS encoding SH3 domain-containing protein produces MKSLTKRIVTAAISLICAAAVTATLLPTISVTAAATAQTTDYLNLREGAGMDKKVILTLGKGITVTILDNSDSTWTKVQTTNGKQGYCNKQYLSISGIISNYSNASSSTSGTTAVTTASLNLREGAGTSNKIIVTLAKGASVKVIDNSNAAWVKVQTTDGKQGYCSKGFLNISTSSGSGTTSTGSGTSAVTAVTTDYLNLREGAGTNYKVSATISKGITLTVLDNSNAQWAKVQTSSGKQGYCSKQYLKISTSTGTTTPTNTTPSKGSTTVTTATTTSSLNVRSGAGASYKVVVTLAKGASVTVTDNSNSVWAKIKTADGKEGYCSKQYLTIKTSTGTTTPTPTNTTPPTGTTGSTTATTTASLNVRSGAGSSFGIMVTLAKGVTVTVTDNSNTAWAKIKTSDGKEGYCSKSFLNISATPNGTGTNPNTGSGNGTDTGDGTDTGDGTDTGDGTDTGDGTDTGSDTHTITGASVTADMLRLRETPDTNGKILANLPKGTNLTVLDTSDSSWTKVQTASGVAGYVSSEYIQLHYSDDVTNTSALSLSTTSQSIPVGKTLYIKASISPSGTYVNWTSSNTNVATVSNGYVYAVSKGSAVIKATSGTYTANCNVTVTDAEPVKTAYASPNIASTGATVTLTAVTDTTRDGVQFVISMPDGSKKALNADSCTEETVLNTCTKKWTATTTFGTAGTYSFTTLSSLNGSMSSSGYTTNAYVSAQQDFVTTSSEERRISDQMISLIAKWEGCSSTVYADQLTSNQVPTIGYGCTFGANAVFYNNMTQTESWSLLVNKINNSSYTSELNKMIQNNHFRMSQNQADCFISFAYNVGAGYFNSSSEMDFRRIMKNAVVPPALFSGQTLAATVTKDTNVRDQPSIGGAEVCSVLSGTSLTVTECNFANTKDGWYKVQLSDGSTGWVNSGYVNLSNSDSLTHDLNYTNANAIGSDLIRWNQASGKFYTGLFYRRLGEVNVYNYGDYEAVKYNRYNYTYPNVAAGLD; encoded by the coding sequence TTGAAAAGTCTGACAAAACGAATTGTAACAGCGGCAATTTCTCTCATCTGTGCTGCAGCGGTAACGGCAACACTTCTGCCGACGATTTCTGTGACGGCGGCGGCAACTGCACAAACAACGGATTATTTAAATCTGCGTGAGGGCGCAGGTATGGATAAAAAAGTTATTTTAACGCTCGGCAAGGGGATTACCGTAACGATACTTGACAATTCTGATTCAACATGGACCAAAGTGCAGACTACCAACGGAAAACAGGGATATTGCAATAAACAGTACCTTAGCATTTCCGGTATCATTTCCAATTATTCCAATGCTTCTTCCTCAACGTCCGGAACAACGGCTGTAACGACGGCATCGCTGAATTTGCGTGAAGGCGCAGGTACATCCAATAAAATTATTGTAACTCTTGCCAAGGGGGCTTCTGTGAAGGTGATAGATAATTCCAATGCCGCTTGGGTGAAAGTACAGACGACGGATGGAAAGCAAGGCTATTGCAGCAAAGGATTTTTGAATATTTCCACATCGTCCGGCTCCGGTACAACTTCAACAGGTTCCGGCACGTCAGCGGTTACGGCAGTCACAACGGATTATCTGAACCTGCGCGAGGGCGCAGGCACAAATTATAAGGTTTCGGCTACAATCAGTAAGGGAATTACGCTGACGGTTTTGGACAACTCCAATGCACAATGGGCGAAAGTGCAGACCTCAAGCGGCAAACAGGGCTATTGCAGCAAACAGTATCTAAAAATCAGTACTTCAACGGGTACGACAACACCCACGAATACGACGCCTTCCAAAGGATCGACAACTGTCACTACCGCTACAACAACTTCATCTTTAAATGTCCGCAGTGGCGCGGGAGCCAGCTACAAGGTTGTTGTGACTCTTGCGAAAGGTGCATCTGTTACAGTTACGGATAATTCCAATTCAGTTTGGGCGAAAATCAAGACGGCGGACGGCAAAGAAGGATATTGCAGCAAGCAGTATTTAACAATAAAAACTTCAACGGGCACCACAACACCAACACCAACAAACACAACGCCGCCTACCGGGACGACCGGCTCGACTACGGCGACGACCACTGCTTCTCTAAATGTACGCAGCGGCGCAGGCTCCAGTTTTGGCATTATGGTAACACTTGCCAAGGGCGTGACCGTCACTGTTACGGATAATTCCAATACAGCATGGGCGAAGATTAAGACTTCAGACGGTAAAGAGGGCTATTGCAGCAAATCGTTTTTGAATATTTCTGCAACGCCGAACGGCACCGGTACCAATCCCAATACAGGTTCTGGCAACGGAACTGATACGGGCGACGGAACTGATACGGGCGACGGGACTGATACGGGCGACGGGACCGATACAGGCGACGGGACCGATACAGGTTCTGACACTCATACCATCACGGGTGCAAGTGTAACAGCCGATATGCTCCGGCTGAGAGAAACGCCGGACACGAACGGAAAGATACTTGCCAATCTGCCGAAAGGTACAAATCTGACGGTACTGGACACCTCAGACTCCTCTTGGACGAAAGTACAGACTGCCAGCGGCGTGGCAGGTTATGTCAGTTCGGAATATATTCAGCTTCATTATTCTGATGATGTGACGAATACCTCTGCGCTTTCCCTTTCTACAACTTCTCAGAGCATACCGGTGGGGAAGACGCTGTACATTAAGGCAAGTATATCCCCAAGCGGAACTTATGTTAACTGGACAAGCAGCAATACCAATGTTGCTACTGTTTCAAACGGATATGTTTATGCCGTATCAAAGGGTTCTGCAGTGATTAAGGCTACGTCAGGAACCTACACGGCGAACTGCAATGTTACGGTAACCGACGCAGAGCCTGTTAAAACTGCGTATGCTTCGCCCAATATTGCAAGTACAGGTGCGACAGTAACATTAACCGCCGTTACCGACACCACGCGTGACGGCGTGCAATTCGTTATCAGTATGCCGGACGGCAGCAAAAAAGCGCTGAATGCCGATTCCTGTACGGAAGAAACCGTACTGAATACCTGCACCAAAAAATGGACCGCGACAACAACCTTTGGTACAGCAGGAACATATTCATTTACCACGCTGTCATCACTCAACGGAAGCATGAGTTCCTCGGGATATACTACCAATGCGTATGTTTCCGCACAGCAGGATTTTGTCACAACTTCCAGTGAAGAGCGCAGGATCAGTGATCAGATGATTTCACTGATTGCAAAATGGGAAGGCTGCAGTTCGACCGTTTACGCCGACCAGCTGACATCAAATCAGGTACCTACCATCGGCTATGGCTGCACCTTTGGCGCAAATGCGGTTTTCTATAACAATATGACGCAAACCGAATCATGGTCGCTTCTGGTTAATAAAATCAACAATTCCTCTTATACATCCGAGTTAAACAAGATGATACAGAATAATCATTTCCGCATGAGCCAGAATCAGGCCGACTGCTTTATCAGCTTCGCCTACAATGTTGGCGCCGGTTATTTTAACAGCAGTTCGGAGATGGATTTCAGAAGGATCATGAAAAACGCGGTTGTTCCGCCGGCTTTGTTCTCAGGTCAAACGCTTGCGGCGACCGTGACGAAGGATACGAATGTCAGGGATCAGCCAAGCATCGGGGGAGCCGAAGTTTGCAGCGTTCTGTCCGGAACTTCACTGACGGTTACGGAGTGTAACTTTGCCAATACGAAAGACGGCTGGTATAAAGTGCAGCTCTCCGACGGAAGTACGGGCTGGGTCAATTCCGGTTATGTCAATCTTTCAAACTCAGATTCTCTGACGCATGACCTCAACTATACCAATGCCAATGCCATCGGTTCAGACCTGATCCGCTGGAATCAGGCGAGCGGCAAATTCTACACCGGTCTGTTCTACAGAAGACTTGGTGAAGTGAACGTCTACAACTATGGTGATTATGAAGCGGTAAAGTATAACAGATACAATTATACTTATCCGAATGTGGCAGCCGGACTGGACTAA
- the eno gene encoding phosphopyruvate hydratase translates to MSDFRIKNIYGREILDSRGNPTVEAVVTLNDGTVGTGSVPSGASTGSFEALELRDGNLSRYGGKGVTKAVSNINTTINDALMGWDSTNTSVIDHKLIELDGTKDKSNLGANTILAVSLAAARAGANALHLPLYRFIGGLNADTLPVPMMNILNGGAHAANNVDIQEFLIMPVGAPSFQEGLRWCAEVFHKLASILKEKGLSTSVGDEGGYAPNLDTDEEAIELILEAIQKAGYKPSKDFVLAIDPASSEWKSGNGYLLPKHHTSYTTDQLIAYWKDLSKKYPIRSIEDGLGEDDWQGWEKLTRELGDTVQLVGDDLFVTNTERLKKGISLHCGNSILIKLNQIGTLTETMDAVKMAHKAGYTAIISHRSGETEDTTIADLAVALNAGQIKTGAPSRSERVSKYNQLLRIESDLGSGAYFPGEDCF, encoded by the coding sequence ATGTCTGATTTTCGTATTAAAAATATTTATGGCCGGGAGATTCTGGATTCGAGAGGAAACCCTACGGTTGAAGCTGTGGTGACACTGAACGACGGCACCGTCGGAACAGGTTCCGTACCAAGCGGAGCATCCACCGGTTCGTTTGAAGCGCTTGAACTGCGTGACGGGAATCTATCACGCTATGGCGGAAAAGGCGTTACAAAAGCAGTCAGCAACATCAACACAACCATAAACGACGCCCTCATGGGTTGGGACAGCACCAATACATCGGTCATTGACCATAAGCTGATTGAACTGGATGGCACAAAAGATAAATCCAATCTGGGGGCAAATACAATTTTAGCCGTTTCACTTGCAGCGGCAAGAGCCGGAGCAAACGCGCTTCATTTGCCGCTTTACCGATTTATCGGCGGTTTAAATGCCGATACTCTCCCCGTTCCCATGATGAATATATTAAATGGCGGCGCTCACGCGGCAAACAATGTTGATATTCAGGAGTTCTTGATTATGCCGGTCGGGGCACCGTCCTTTCAGGAAGGTCTGCGCTGGTGCGCGGAGGTATTCCATAAACTCGCATCCATACTGAAGGAAAAAGGACTGTCAACATCTGTTGGTGACGAAGGTGGCTACGCCCCTAATTTAGACACGGATGAAGAAGCGATCGAACTGATTCTGGAAGCGATTCAAAAAGCAGGCTACAAGCCATCAAAAGATTTTGTTCTCGCGATTGACCCTGCTTCCAGTGAGTGGAAATCCGGCAACGGTTATCTCTTGCCGAAGCATCATACATCCTATACGACGGATCAGCTCATTGCTTACTGGAAAGATCTGAGCAAAAAATACCCAATCCGTTCCATTGAGGACGGACTGGGCGAAGACGACTGGCAGGGCTGGGAAAAGCTTACGCGGGAACTGGGTGATACGGTGCAGTTGGTCGGCGATGATTTGTTCGTCACCAATACGGAAAGACTGAAAAAAGGCATCAGTCTGCACTGCGGAAATTCCATCTTAATTAAACTGAATCAAATCGGGACACTGACCGAAACGATGGATGCCGTAAAAATGGCTCATAAAGCGGGCTATACAGCGATTATATCCCACCGCTCGGGTGAGACGGAAGACACCACGATCGCGGATCTGGCGGTTGCACTGAACGCGGGTCAAATTAAAACGGGAGCTCCAAGCCGCAGTGAGCGTGTCTCAAAATACAACCAGCTGCTCCGGATTGAATCCGATCTTGGAAGCGGCGCTTACTTTCCCGGCGAAGATTGTTTTTGA